The following are encoded in a window of Paraburkholderia sp. HP33-1 genomic DNA:
- a CDS encoding MotA/TolQ/ExbB proton channel family protein, whose protein sequence is MADGTGIIHYLQTSDALTHGVAYVLLAMSIASWCFLIVKSWILTRAKRQAARAIPRFWQAPTLAEGVAILRRTDRERVFTPLAEAALHAAEVDIPGALLARVERSERVLRALRQALNASQRRLEFGQVLLASVGSTAPFVGLLGTVWGIYHALGSIAASGQAQIENVAGPVGEALIMTAFGLVVAIPAVLAYNVLGRLVRQLCEDLDGFAHDLHAYVCGPAEHAPTPARAQQAAHEAQR, encoded by the coding sequence ATGGCAGACGGCACCGGCATCATCCATTACCTGCAAACGAGCGACGCGCTCACGCATGGCGTCGCCTATGTGCTGCTGGCCATGTCGATTGCGAGCTGGTGCTTCCTGATCGTCAAGAGCTGGATTCTGACGCGCGCGAAACGTCAGGCCGCGCGGGCCATCCCGCGCTTCTGGCAGGCGCCGACGCTCGCCGAAGGCGTCGCCATACTGCGCCGCACCGACCGCGAGCGCGTGTTCACGCCGCTCGCCGAAGCAGCGCTCCATGCGGCCGAGGTCGACATTCCGGGCGCGCTGCTCGCGCGGGTTGAGCGTAGCGAACGGGTGCTGCGCGCGCTGCGCCAGGCGCTCAATGCGTCGCAGCGGCGGCTCGAATTCGGTCAGGTGCTGCTCGCGTCGGTCGGTAGCACCGCGCCGTTCGTTGGTCTGCTCGGCACCGTGTGGGGTATCTATCACGCGCTCGGCAGCATCGCGGCGAGCGGGCAGGCGCAGATCGAGAATGTCGCGGGACCGGTCGGCGAGGCGCTGATCATGACCGCGTTCGGTCTGGTGGTCGCGATTCCGGCGGTGCTCGCGTATAACGTGCTGGGGCGCCTCGTGCGGCAATTGTGCGAGGATCTGGATGGCTTCGCGCACGATCTGCACGCCTACGTGTGCGGGCCGGCCGAGCACGCACCGACGCCGGCGCGCGCGCAGCAGGCGGCGCACGAGGCGCAGCGCTGA
- the dapB gene encoding 4-hydroxy-tetrahydrodipicolinate reductase, with product MKIAIAGASGRMGRMLIETVLNDADATLSGALCRAGSAQLGQDAGAFLGKQTGVQLSDDIERVFAESDYLIDFTRPDATLAHLEAAQRHNVKMVIGTTGFDNGQKALLRAAAQKIGVVFASNMSVGVNVTLKLLEYAARHFSTGYDIEIIEAHHRHKVDAPSGTALTMGEVIANALGRNLDDCAVYGREGVTGERDPSTIGFSAIRGGDIVGDHTVLFAGIGERIEITHKSASRLSYAQGALRAVRFLESHDNGFFDMQDVLGLR from the coding sequence ATGAAAATTGCCATTGCTGGCGCATCGGGCCGTATGGGCCGCATGCTGATCGAAACCGTCCTCAATGATGCCGACGCCACGCTGTCCGGGGCACTCTGCCGCGCAGGTTCGGCGCAGCTTGGTCAGGACGCCGGCGCGTTCCTCGGCAAGCAGACCGGTGTGCAGCTGTCCGACGACATCGAGCGCGTGTTCGCCGAATCCGACTACCTGATCGACTTCACGCGCCCCGACGCGACGCTCGCGCATCTCGAAGCCGCGCAGCGCCACAACGTGAAAATGGTGATCGGCACGACCGGTTTCGACAACGGGCAAAAAGCGCTGCTGCGCGCGGCGGCGCAGAAGATCGGCGTCGTGTTCGCGTCGAACATGAGCGTCGGCGTGAACGTCACGCTGAAGCTGCTCGAATACGCGGCGCGGCACTTCTCGACCGGCTACGACATCGAGATCATCGAAGCGCATCATCGCCACAAGGTCGACGCGCCGTCCGGCACCGCGCTGACGATGGGCGAAGTCATCGCCAACGCGCTCGGCCGCAATCTCGACGACTGCGCGGTCTACGGCCGCGAAGGCGTGACCGGCGAGCGCGATCCGTCGACGATCGGCTTCTCGGCGATTCGCGGCGGCGATATCGTCGGCGATCATACGGTGCTGTTCGCGGGCATCGGCGAGCGCATCGAGATCACGCACAAGTCGGCGAGCCGGCTGTCATATGCACAAGGCGCGCTTCGTGCTGTACGCTTCCTCGAAAGCCACGACAACGGCTTCTTCGACATGCAGGACGTGCTCGGCCTGCGTTGA
- a CDS encoding CopD family protein produces MLWVKTFHIVLIASWFAGLFYLPRIFVNLAMETEPAATARLLLMARKLFRFMSLIAVPAIACGLWLWLVIGIGSGEGWIHAKVGVVVLLVIYHAYCGVLLRRFERGENRRSDKWYRMFNELPVLGMLVAVALVVIKPF; encoded by the coding sequence ATGCTCTGGGTAAAGACGTTTCACATCGTATTGATTGCTTCCTGGTTTGCGGGCCTGTTTTATCTGCCGCGCATCTTCGTCAATCTGGCGATGGAAACGGAACCCGCCGCGACGGCGCGTCTTCTGCTGATGGCGCGCAAACTGTTCCGCTTCATGAGCCTCATTGCCGTGCCCGCGATCGCGTGCGGGCTGTGGTTGTGGCTCGTCATCGGCATCGGCAGCGGGGAGGGCTGGATTCACGCGAAGGTCGGCGTGGTCGTGCTGCTCGTCATCTACCACGCGTATTGCGGCGTGCTGCTGCGCAGGTTCGAGCGCGGCGAGAATCGCCGCTCGGACAAGTGGTATCGGATGTTCAACGAATTGCCGGTGCTTGGCATGCTCGTGGCGGTCGCGCTGGTGGTGATCAAGCCGTTCTGA
- the leuS gene encoding leucine--tRNA ligase, translating into MHEKYVPSDVEAAAQGQWRAIDAYKTTETSDKPKFYCVSMLPYPSGKLHMGHVRNYTINDVMYRYLRMNGYNVLMPMGWDAFGMPAENAAMANNVPPAQWTYDNIAYMKKQMQSMGLAIDWSREVATCSPDYYKWNQWLFLKMLEKGIAYKKTGTVNWDPVDQTVLANEQVIDGRGWRSGALVEKREIPMYYMRITQYADELLNDLDGLGWPERVKIMQQNWIGKSFGVNFGFPYEIDGEQKLLRVFTTRADTIMGVTFCAIAAEHPLATRLAQGKPELQAFIDECKRGGVAEADVATMEKKGMATGFYVTHPLTQEQVEVWIGNYVLMTYGEGAVMGVPAHDERDFAFVKKYGLPVKQVVAVEGKQFSTQAWAEWYGEKAGTLVNSGKYDGLAYDEAVDCIAADLKELGLGDKQITWRLRDWGVSRQRYWGTPIPIIHCPSCGDVPVPEQDLPVVLPEDLVPDGTGNPLAKSEAFLNCTCPKCGGAAKRETDTMDTFVDSSWYFYRYASPDAKTMVDERTDYWAPMDQYIGGIEHAILHLLYSRFWAKVMRDLGLVKFGEPAKNLLTQGMVLNETYYRENEAGKKTWYNPADVTVSFDDKGRPVGALLNADGQPVVLGGVEKMSKSKNNGVDPQMLIDQHGADTARLFVMFAAPPEQQLEWSGSGVEGASRFLRRVWNFGYTNEAALRAGGQFDAAQAGEADKALRREIYSVLKQADFDYQRLQYNTVVSAAMKMLNALDGAKGAQTAVLRETYGVMLRVLYPVVPHLTFRLWQELGYADEFGPLLDAPWPKVDEKALEQAEIELVLQVNGKVRGAITVAKDASREAIEQQAAAHEMVGKFSEGKAPKKIIVVPGRLVNVVV; encoded by the coding sequence ATGCACGAAAAATACGTTCCCTCCGACGTCGAAGCCGCCGCGCAAGGGCAATGGCGCGCCATCGACGCCTACAAGACGACGGAAACCAGCGACAAGCCCAAGTTCTACTGCGTCTCGATGCTGCCGTATCCGTCGGGCAAGCTGCACATGGGGCACGTGCGCAACTACACGATCAACGACGTGATGTACCGCTATCTGCGGATGAACGGCTACAACGTGCTGATGCCGATGGGTTGGGACGCGTTCGGCATGCCGGCGGAAAACGCCGCGATGGCCAACAACGTGCCGCCCGCGCAGTGGACCTACGACAACATCGCTTATATGAAGAAGCAGATGCAGTCGATGGGCCTCGCAATCGACTGGTCGCGCGAAGTCGCGACTTGCAGCCCTGACTATTACAAGTGGAACCAGTGGCTGTTCCTGAAGATGCTGGAAAAGGGCATCGCGTACAAGAAAACCGGCACCGTGAACTGGGACCCGGTCGACCAGACCGTGCTCGCGAACGAGCAGGTGATCGACGGGCGCGGCTGGCGCTCGGGCGCGCTCGTCGAGAAGCGCGAAATCCCGATGTACTACATGCGCATTACGCAGTACGCGGATGAGCTGCTGAACGATCTCGATGGCCTCGGCTGGCCTGAGCGCGTGAAGATCATGCAGCAGAACTGGATCGGCAAGAGCTTCGGGGTGAACTTCGGGTTCCCGTACGAGATCGACGGCGAACAGAAGCTGCTGCGCGTGTTTACGACGCGCGCCGACACGATCATGGGCGTCACGTTTTGCGCGATTGCCGCCGAGCATCCGCTTGCCACGCGCCTCGCGCAAGGCAAGCCGGAGCTGCAGGCGTTCATCGACGAATGCAAGCGCGGCGGCGTCGCCGAAGCCGACGTCGCGACGATGGAAAAGAAGGGCATGGCCACCGGCTTTTACGTCACGCATCCGCTGACGCAGGAGCAGGTCGAGGTGTGGATCGGCAACTACGTGCTGATGACTTACGGCGAAGGCGCTGTGATGGGCGTGCCGGCGCACGACGAGCGCGACTTCGCGTTCGTGAAGAAGTACGGTTTGCCGGTGAAGCAGGTGGTGGCGGTCGAAGGCAAGCAATTCTCGACGCAAGCCTGGGCCGAGTGGTACGGCGAGAAAGCCGGCACGCTGGTGAACAGCGGCAAGTATGACGGTCTCGCGTACGACGAAGCAGTGGACTGCATCGCCGCCGATCTCAAGGAGCTCGGCCTCGGCGACAAGCAGATCACGTGGCGTCTGCGTGACTGGGGCGTGTCGCGCCAGCGTTATTGGGGCACGCCGATTCCGATCATCCACTGCCCGAGCTGCGGCGACGTGCCGGTGCCGGAACAGGATCTGCCCGTCGTGCTGCCGGAAGACCTCGTGCCGGACGGCACGGGCAATCCGCTTGCGAAGTCCGAAGCGTTCCTGAACTGCACGTGTCCGAAGTGCGGCGGCGCGGCGAAGCGCGAAACCGACACGATGGACACCTTCGTCGACTCGTCGTGGTACTTCTACCGCTACGCGTCGCCGGATGCGAAGACGATGGTCGACGAGCGCACCGACTACTGGGCGCCGATGGACCAGTACATCGGCGGCATCGAGCACGCGATCCTGCACCTGCTGTACTCGCGCTTCTGGGCGAAGGTGATGCGCGACCTCGGTCTCGTGAAGTTCGGCGAGCCGGCGAAGAACCTGCTCACGCAGGGCATGGTGCTCAATGAAACCTACTACCGCGAAAACGAAGCGGGCAAGAAGACCTGGTACAACCCGGCCGACGTCACCGTGTCGTTCGACGACAAGGGCCGCCCGGTCGGCGCGCTGCTGAACGCGGACGGCCAGCCGGTCGTGCTTGGCGGCGTCGAGAAGATGTCGAAGTCGAAGAACAACGGCGTCGACCCGCAGATGCTGATCGATCAGCACGGCGCGGACACCGCGCGTCTGTTCGTGATGTTCGCCGCACCGCCCGAGCAGCAGCTCGAGTGGTCGGGTTCGGGCGTCGAAGGCGCGAGCCGCTTCCTGCGTCGCGTGTGGAACTTCGGCTACACGAATGAAGCCGCGCTGCGCGCGGGCGGCCAGTTCGACGCCGCTCAGGCGGGCGAAGCCGACAAGGCGTTGCGTCGCGAGATCTACAGCGTGCTGAAGCAGGCGGACTTCGACTATCAGCGTCTGCAATACAACACGGTGGTGTCGGCCGCGATGAAGATGCTCAACGCGCTCGACGGCGCGAAGGGCGCGCAGACAGCCGTGCTGCGTGAAACCTACGGCGTGATGCTGCGCGTGCTGTACCCCGTCGTTCCGCACCTGACGTTCCGACTGTGGCAGGAGCTTGGCTACGCGGACGAATTCGGCCCGCTGCTCGACGCGCCGTGGCCGAAGGTCGACGAGAAGGCGCTCGAGCAGGCCGAGATCGAACTTGTGCTGCAGGTGAACGGCAAGGTGCGTGGCGCCATCACGGTGGCCAAGGACGCATCGCGCGAAGCCATCGAGCAGCAGGCGGCCGCGCACGAAATGGTCGGGAAGTTCAGCGAAGGCAAGGCGCCGAAGAAGATAATCGTGGTGCCGGGCCGTCTCGTGAACGTGGTCGTTTGA
- a CDS encoding LPS-assembly lipoprotein LptE: MTRRSFLTLVCSVMMLSACGFQLRGQQDFAFKRLYVAGGSPAAIARFTRMVQGGSDTVVVSTPANADAILQITQNRSTSTLTLNSLGVVAEYQLNLHMTYTLTGKDGTVLIPGSVIALNRAMTYSDQFSQAKAAESDILFADMENDAVDQLVRRLGVVRSLHPTPAEAVPAIAPRAPLPPPPL; this comes from the coding sequence GTGACTCGCAGATCGTTTTTGACGCTCGTTTGCAGCGTAATGATGTTGTCGGCCTGCGGCTTCCAGTTGCGCGGCCAGCAGGACTTCGCGTTCAAGCGCCTCTATGTGGCGGGCGGCTCGCCCGCGGCCATCGCGCGCTTCACGCGCATGGTGCAGGGCGGCAGCGACACCGTGGTGGTCAGCACGCCCGCCAATGCCGACGCGATCCTGCAAATCACGCAGAACCGCAGCACCAGCACGCTGACGCTGAATTCGCTGGGCGTCGTCGCCGAGTATCAGCTGAATCTGCATATGACCTACACGCTGACCGGCAAGGACGGCACCGTGCTGATTCCGGGCAGCGTGATCGCGCTGAACCGCGCGATGACCTATAGCGACCAGTTCTCGCAGGCGAAGGCCGCCGAGTCCGACATCCTGTTCGCCGACATGGAGAACGACGCGGTCGATCAGCTGGTCCGCCGTCTCGGCGTGGTGCGCTCGCTGCATCCGACACCGGCAGAAGCCGTGCCGGCCATCGCGCCGCGCGCACCGCTGCCGCCGCCGCCGCTGTGA
- the edd gene encoding phosphogluconate dehydratase produces the protein MVSPHSQLLKVTKRVIERSKPTREAYLARIQHAQGRFPARGALSCANLAHGFAGLEGNDKLVIKQIREPNIGIVSSYNEMLSAHAPYKNYPDIIKQAARENGGVAQFAGGVPAMCDGVTQGNAGMELSLFSREVIAMSTAVALTHNMFDAALCLGICDKIVPGLLIGALQFGHLPTIFVPAGPMASGLSNDDKAKTRQQFATGQCGREALLEAEAAAYHSHGTCTFYGTANSNQMLMEVMGLHLPGSAFVHPHTSLRDALTAQAARRVLDLTVERGHYMPIGHVVDEKAIVNGIVALLATGGSTNHTLHLVAIARAAGIVIDWDDFDTLSQAVPLLAKIYPNGKADVNHFHAAGGVAFLVRNLLEGGLLHEDVNTVAGKGLKRYTEEPKLIDSKLQWVAGVEASADTAVLRGIKEPFQPDGGLRLMQGKLGRGVIKISAVAAQHRKVKAPAIVFDSQEAVQEAFDNGELKRDFIAVVRFQGAQANGMPELHRLTPLLGVLQDQGFHVALVTDGRMSGASGKVPAVIHLSPEALLQGPIGKVRTGDMLVIDAEAGVLDIEIDAAEWAARPNAEPLHQADNEVGFGRELFGVFRAAAAPAEQGASVFGRLVGEDGHGSDHKHGDKHGHQPSGHHTSTAQAGAALQKQGV, from the coding sequence ATGGTTTCCCCGCATTCGCAATTGTTGAAGGTCACCAAACGCGTGATCGAGCGCAGCAAGCCCACCCGTGAAGCGTATCTGGCCCGTATCCAGCATGCGCAGGGGCGCTTCCCGGCGCGCGGCGCGTTGTCGTGCGCGAACCTCGCCCACGGTTTCGCAGGCCTCGAAGGCAACGACAAGCTCGTGATCAAGCAGATCCGCGAGCCGAACATCGGCATCGTTTCCTCGTACAACGAGATGCTGTCGGCGCACGCGCCGTACAAAAACTACCCGGACATCATCAAGCAGGCCGCGCGTGAAAACGGCGGCGTCGCGCAATTCGCGGGCGGCGTGCCGGCGATGTGCGACGGCGTCACGCAGGGCAACGCGGGCATGGAGCTGTCGCTGTTCTCGCGCGAAGTGATCGCGATGAGCACGGCCGTCGCGCTCACGCACAATATGTTCGACGCGGCGCTGTGCCTCGGCATCTGCGACAAGATCGTGCCGGGTCTCCTGATCGGCGCGCTGCAATTCGGCCATCTGCCGACCATCTTCGTGCCGGCGGGGCCGATGGCGAGCGGCCTGTCCAATGACGACAAAGCGAAGACGCGCCAGCAGTTCGCGACCGGCCAGTGCGGCCGCGAGGCGCTGCTCGAAGCGGAAGCGGCCGCCTATCACAGCCACGGCACCTGCACCTTCTACGGCACCGCGAACAGCAACCAGATGCTGATGGAAGTGATGGGCCTGCATCTGCCTGGCTCGGCCTTCGTGCATCCGCACACGTCGCTTCGCGACGCGCTGACCGCGCAGGCCGCGCGCCGCGTGCTCGATCTGACCGTCGAGCGCGGTCACTACATGCCGATCGGCCATGTCGTCGACGAGAAGGCGATCGTCAACGGCATCGTCGCGCTGCTGGCGACCGGTGGCTCGACCAATCACACGCTGCACCTCGTCGCGATTGCGCGTGCGGCAGGCATCGTGATCGACTGGGACGACTTCGACACGCTGTCGCAGGCCGTGCCGCTGCTCGCGAAGATCTATCCGAATGGCAAGGCCGACGTGAACCACTTCCACGCGGCGGGCGGTGTCGCGTTCCTCGTGCGCAATCTGCTCGAAGGCGGTCTGCTGCATGAAGACGTGAACACGGTCGCGGGCAAGGGCCTGAAGCGCTACACCGAGGAGCCGAAGCTGATCGACAGCAAGCTGCAATGGGTGGCGGGCGTCGAGGCCAGCGCGGATACCGCGGTGCTGCGCGGCATCAAGGAGCCGTTCCAGCCGGACGGCGGCCTGCGTCTGATGCAGGGCAAGCTCGGCCGTGGCGTGATCAAGATCTCGGCGGTCGCGGCGCAGCACCGCAAGGTGAAGGCGCCAGCGATCGTGTTCGATTCGCAGGAAGCGGTGCAGGAAGCGTTCGACAATGGTGAGCTCAAGCGCGACTTCATCGCGGTGGTGCGCTTTCAGGGCGCGCAGGCAAACGGCATGCCCGAGCTGCATCGTTTGACGCCGCTGCTCGGTGTGCTGCAGGATCAGGGTTTCCATGTCGCGCTGGTGACCGACGGCCGCATGTCGGGCGCGTCGGGCAAGGTGCCGGCGGTGATTCATCTGTCGCCGGAAGCGTTGCTGCAAGGGCCGATCGGCAAGGTTCGCACCGGCGACATGCTGGTGATCGACGCCGAAGCCGGCGTGCTCGACATCGAAATCGACGCCGCCGAATGGGCCGCGCGTCCGAACGCAGAGCCGCTGCATCAGGCGGACAACGAAGTCGGCTTCGGCCGCGAGCTGTTCGGCGTATTCCGGGCGGCGGCGGCGCCGGCGGAGCAGGGCGCGTCGGTATTCGGCAGGCTGGTCGGCGAGGACGGCCACGGCAGTGACCATAAGCACGGCGACAAGCACGGCCATCAACCCAGCGGCCATCACACGAGCACCGCGCAAGCCGGCGCGGCGCTTCAGAAACAAGGAGTCTGA
- the holA gene encoding DNA polymerase III subunit delta has protein sequence MQLRPDALEAHLAKGLAGLYVVYGDEHLLAQEACDRIRAAARAAGFTDRSVFTVERGFDWSSLLGASQSMSLFGDRQLVELRIPSGKPGKEGADALKALASTVNDDVLTMITLPRLDAATQKSAWFTALADAGVALKIDPVERAQLPNWVGQRLAAQGQRVAAGEEGRRALAFIAERVEGNLLAAHQEIQKLGLLYPSGSLSFDQVQDAVLNVARYDVFKLNEAMLAGDVGRLARMLDGLRGEGEATVLVLWAVVEEVRTLLRIKRGVAAGKPLAMLTRENRVWGPRERLIGPALSRVSEAALEKALALAARLDRQVKGLSGGTPRNHRNDPPPDPWDGLFELAMAVAAPKSPAASPVPPPRPRASTAEPTRRPV, from the coding sequence ATGCAACTGCGACCTGACGCGCTCGAAGCGCATCTCGCCAAGGGCCTCGCCGGACTGTACGTCGTGTACGGCGACGAGCACCTGCTCGCGCAGGAAGCCTGTGACCGCATCCGTGCGGCTGCGCGCGCGGCGGGCTTCACCGACCGCTCGGTGTTCACGGTCGAGCGCGGTTTCGACTGGAGTTCGCTGCTCGGCGCAAGCCAGTCGATGTCGCTGTTCGGCGACCGGCAGCTCGTCGAGTTGCGCATTCCGTCGGGCAAGCCGGGCAAGGAAGGCGCCGATGCGCTGAAGGCGCTCGCGTCGACCGTCAATGACGACGTGCTGACGATGATCACGCTGCCGCGCCTCGACGCCGCCACGCAGAAGTCGGCATGGTTCACCGCGCTCGCCGATGCCGGCGTCGCGCTGAAGATCGATCCGGTCGAGCGCGCGCAACTGCCGAACTGGGTCGGGCAGCGGCTCGCGGCCCAGGGGCAGCGCGTCGCGGCTGGCGAGGAAGGGCGGCGCGCCCTCGCGTTTATCGCCGAGCGCGTCGAGGGCAATCTGCTCGCCGCGCATCAGGAAATCCAGAAGCTCGGGCTGCTGTATCCGAGCGGCTCGTTGAGCTTCGATCAGGTGCAGGATGCGGTGCTCAACGTCGCGCGCTACGACGTGTTCAAGCTCAACGAGGCGATGCTCGCGGGCGACGTCGGCCGTCTCGCGCGCATGCTCGACGGGCTGCGCGGTGAAGGCGAGGCCACGGTGCTCGTGCTGTGGGCCGTCGTCGAGGAAGTGCGCACGCTGCTGCGAATCAAGCGCGGCGTCGCGGCCGGCAAGCCGCTCGCGATGCTCACCCGCGAGAACCGCGTGTGGGGTCCGCGCGAACGGCTGATCGGGCCGGCACTGTCGCGCGTCAGCGAAGCGGCGCTCGAGAAGGCGCTCGCGCTGGCGGCGCGGCTCGACCGGCAGGTGAAGGGTTTGTCGGGCGGCACGCCGCGCAATCATCGCAACGATCCTCCTCCCGATCCGTGGGACGGCCTGTTCGAGCTCGCCATGGCGGTGGCCGCGCCGAAATCGCCGGCAGCGTCGCCAGTGCCGCCGCCGCGACCTCGGGCGTCAACCGCGGAGCCAACGCGGCGGCCAGTCTGA
- a CDS encoding MurR/RpiR family transcriptional regulator — protein sequence MMLSQVEEMRDQLRPSERKLADYVIEAPREVLDLSMTEVAARAGVSQPTIARFCHALGFSGFREFKIRLAQGIAAEVPAVYRDVRPDEPTPGVAAKVLDRTIGALIQVRNNLSSDSVAAAIDILARAKRIEFYGAGGSGIAALDVQHKFFRLGMPSVAYSDPHTFLMSAALLGEGDVVVAISNTGRTRDIIDAAKAALKAGAKVIAITHGNSPLARLATVGLFANVDEDTDIFSPMTSRVSHLAIGDILAVGVALSRGPDLVEKLAQTKEVIHRRRVDSRG from the coding sequence ATGATGCTGTCCCAGGTGGAGGAGATGCGCGACCAGCTGCGCCCGTCCGAGCGCAAGCTGGCCGATTACGTGATCGAGGCGCCGCGCGAGGTGCTCGATCTGTCGATGACCGAGGTCGCCGCGCGCGCGGGCGTGAGTCAGCCGACGATCGCGCGCTTCTGTCACGCGCTCGGCTTTTCCGGGTTTCGCGAGTTCAAGATCCGCCTCGCGCAGGGCATCGCCGCCGAAGTGCCGGCCGTCTATCGCGACGTGCGGCCCGACGAGCCGACGCCGGGCGTCGCCGCGAAGGTGCTCGACCGGACCATCGGCGCGCTGATCCAGGTGCGCAACAATCTGTCGTCGGACAGCGTCGCGGCGGCCATCGACATCCTCGCGCGGGCGAAGCGCATCGAGTTCTACGGCGCGGGCGGCTCGGGCATCGCCGCACTCGACGTGCAGCACAAGTTCTTTCGGCTCGGCATGCCGAGCGTCGCCTATTCGGACCCGCATACGTTTCTGATGTCGGCGGCGCTGCTGGGCGAGGGCGACGTCGTGGTCGCGATCTCGAACACGGGCCGCACGCGCGACATCATCGACGCCGCGAAGGCCGCGCTGAAAGCGGGCGCAAAGGTGATCGCGATCACGCACGGCAATTCGCCGCTCGCGCGGCTCGCAACCGTGGGCCTCTTTGCAAACGTCGACGAAGACACGGATATCTTTTCGCCGATGACCTCGCGCGTGTCGCATCTTGCGATCGGCGACATTCTGGCGGTCGGCGTCGCGCTGAGCCGCGGGCCGGACCTGGTGGAGAAGCTCGCGCAGACGAAGGAAGTGATTCATCGGCGGCGGGTGGATTCGCGGGGATAA
- a CDS encoding ExbD/TolR family protein yields the protein MAFGGLEKKQTAAPMAEINMTPLIDVMLVLLVIFIITAPLFSHAIRLDLPKVAAAPARQTPQTISLSIDAAGKLYWNGKAITLAQMRAQFAEAGKQADQPDIQLRAERSTRYEVIAQVMGAAQQAGLERIGFVTDPPPPAAPH from the coding sequence ATGGCATTCGGCGGACTCGAGAAGAAGCAGACGGCCGCGCCGATGGCCGAGATCAACATGACGCCGCTGATCGACGTGATGCTGGTGCTGCTGGTGATTTTCATCATCACCGCGCCGCTGTTCTCGCACGCGATCCGGCTCGATCTGCCGAAGGTCGCGGCGGCGCCCGCGCGTCAGACCCCGCAGACCATTTCCCTTTCCATAGACGCAGCCGGCAAGCTCTACTGGAACGGCAAGGCGATCACGCTCGCGCAGATGCGCGCGCAGTTCGCCGAGGCCGGCAAGCAGGCGGACCAACCGGACATCCAGCTACGCGCGGAGCGCTCGACGCGCTACGAGGTGATCGCACAGGTGATGGGCGCCGCGCAGCAGGCCGGGCTCGAGCGGATCGGCTTCGTGACGGACCCGCCGCCGCCCGCCGCGCCGCACTGA
- a CDS encoding glutamate-5-semialdehyde dehydrogenase, translated as MDIDQYMTDLGRRARQASRAMARASTAAKNAALAAVAEAIERDADLLKAANARDLERARGKGHDAAFIDRLTLSDKALKTMVEGLRQVAALADPIGEISNLKYRPSGIQVGQMRVPLGVIGIIYESRPNVTIDAAALCLKSGNATILRGGSEALECNTALAKLIGEGLEAAGLPQDAVQVVATADRAAVGKLITMTGYVDVIVPRGGKSLIERLMNEARVPMIKHLDGICHVYVDDRADLAKALNVCDNAKTHRYGTCNTMETLLVARGIAAEVLPPLGKLYRGKEVELRVDAAARAVLADAGVGPLVDATEEDWRTEYLAPVLAIKVVDGIDAAIEHINTYSSQHTDAIVTEDHDRAMRFLREVDSASVMVNASTRFADGFEFGLGAEIGISNDKLHARGPVGLEGLTSLKYVVLGHGEGRQ; from the coding sequence ATGGATATCGACCAGTACATGACCGACCTCGGCCGGCGCGCCCGCCAGGCTTCGCGCGCGATGGCGCGTGCCTCGACCGCCGCGAAGAATGCGGCGCTCGCGGCTGTTGCCGAGGCTATCGAGCGCGATGCCGATCTGCTGAAGGCCGCCAACGCGCGCGACCTCGAACGCGCTCGCGGCAAGGGGCACGACGCTGCGTTCATCGACCGTTTGACGCTGTCGGACAAGGCGCTGAAGACGATGGTCGAAGGCCTGCGCCAGGTCGCGGCGCTGGCCGATCCGATCGGTGAAATCAGCAATCTGAAGTATCGGCCGAGCGGCATTCAGGTCGGCCAGATGCGTGTGCCGCTCGGCGTGATCGGCATCATCTACGAATCGCGCCCGAACGTGACGATCGACGCGGCCGCGTTGTGCCTGAAGTCCGGCAATGCGACCATTCTGCGCGGCGGCTCCGAAGCGCTCGAGTGCAATACCGCGCTCGCGAAGCTGATCGGCGAGGGGCTCGAAGCCGCTGGCTTGCCGCAGGACGCGGTGCAGGTGGTCGCGACGGCGGACCGCGCGGCGGTCGGCAAGCTGATCACGATGACCGGGTACGTCGACGTGATCGTGCCGCGCGGCGGCAAGAGCCTGATCGAGCGTCTGATGAACGAAGCGCGCGTGCCGATGATCAAGCACCTCGACGGCATCTGCCACGTCTATGTCGACGATCGCGCGGACCTGGCGAAGGCGCTCAATGTCTGCGACAACGCGAAGACGCACCGCTACGGCACCTGCAACACGATGGAGACGCTGCTGGTCGCGCGCGGCATCGCGGCTGAAGTGCTGCCGCCGCTCGGCAAGCTGTATCGCGGCAAGGAAGTCGAGCTGCGCGTCGATGCGGCGGCGCGCGCGGTGCTGGCCGATGCGGGCGTCGGTCCGCTCGTCGACGCGACCGAGGAAGACTGGCGCACCGAATATCTCGCGCCCGTACTCGCGATCAAGGTGGTCGACGGCATCGACGCGGCGATCGAGCATATCAACACGTACAGCTCGCAGCACACCGACGCGATCGTCACCGAAGACCACGACCGCGCGATGCGCTTCCTGCGCGAAGTCGATTCGGCAAGCGTGATGGTCAACGCGTCGACGCGTTTCGCGGACGGCTTCGAGTTCGGCCTCGGCGCCGAGATCGGCATCTCCAACGACAAGCTGCACGCGCGTGGTCCGGTCGGCCTCGAAGGGCTGACATCGCTGAAGTACGTCGTGCTGGGTCACGGCGAAGGCCGTCAATAA